The following are encoded together in the Humulus lupulus chromosome 5, drHumLupu1.1, whole genome shotgun sequence genome:
- the LOC133777556 gene encoding uncharacterized protein LOC133777556 isoform X1, with amino-acid sequence MERWSGLLRVPLHADSRAFYQVAASLSLSPSSNSPIGQMPLSTNAIFFSGDRVMGIENPVIERFSNLQNIADIMVSKIGGSVNAWVIEASLFNGPFAVYNDFIPSVNQRGEPKSYDPTGFPASRSTVSLLSNCLQEAKSAMAHKHKDPSLASISGLQFCRPKTLIFGFSKGGTVVNQLVTELGFAKSRSCQDRTQTEDEIQQIIPYMKEDFLDSIAEIHYVDVGLNSVGAYITDGYLVEKLSRHLEQVQGDKGIRFVLHGTPRQWCDTNRSWIRNEKDTLFHLLQSVTQRSGGKLQVCERFYFADRQPDLQMHFEIIEKLDVS; translated from the exons ATGGAGCGATGGAGTGGGCTGTTGAGAGTCCCATTACACGCTGATAGCAGAGCCTTTTACCAGGTTGCAGCATCTCTCTCCCTTTCACCATCTTCAAATTCCCCAATT GGGCAGATGCCGTTGTCTACAAATGCTATCTTTTTCAGTGGAGATCGAGTTATGGGGATTGAGAATCCAGTgattgagaggttttctaattTACAAAACATAGCAGATATTATGGTTTCAAAAATTGGTGGCTCTGTCAATGCTTGGGTTATCGAGGCTTCGTTGTTTAATGGGCCTTTCGCTGTATATAACGACTTTATACCGTCTGTGAACCAACGGGGAGAACCAAAATCATATGACCCAACTGGGTTTCCTGCCAGTAGGTCCACCGTATCACTCTTATCAAATTGTCTACAAGAG GCGAAGAGTGCTATGGCACATAAACATAAAGATCCAAGCCTAGCCAGCATTTCAGGGTTGCAATTTTGTCGCCCCAAAACACTCATATTTGGATTCAGCAAAGGTGGAACTGTAGTTAATCAGCTAGTTACTGAGCTTGGCTTCGCAAAGTCTAGATCATGTCAAGATAGGACACAGACAGAAGATGAAATTCAACAAATTATACCCTATATGAAAGAAGACTTCTTAGACAGCATTGCTGAGATACATTACGTGGATGTTGGACTAAATTCCGTTGGTGCATACATTACTGATGGTTACTTGGTTGAGAAACTCTCCAGACACCTTGAACAAGTACAAGGGGATAAAGGAATACGCTTTGTGCTTCATGGAACTCCCAGGCAGTGGTGTGACACCAATCGATCATGGATTCGCAACGAAAAAGACACACTGTTTCATCTGCTTCAGTCTGTAACACAAAGGAGTGGAGGAAAATTACAGGTTTGTGAGAGATTTTACTTTGCTGATAGGCAACCTGATCTGCAGATGCATTTTGAAATAATAGAGAAGTTGGATGTCAGTTAA
- the LOC133777556 gene encoding uncharacterized protein LOC133777556 isoform X2: MERWSGLLRVPLHADSRAFYQVAASLSLSPSSNSPIMPLSTNAIFFSGDRVMGIENPVIERFSNLQNIADIMVSKIGGSVNAWVIEASLFNGPFAVYNDFIPSVNQRGEPKSYDPTGFPASRSTVSLLSNCLQEAKSAMAHKHKDPSLASISGLQFCRPKTLIFGFSKGGTVVNQLVTELGFAKSRSCQDRTQTEDEIQQIIPYMKEDFLDSIAEIHYVDVGLNSVGAYITDGYLVEKLSRHLEQVQGDKGIRFVLHGTPRQWCDTNRSWIRNEKDTLFHLLQSVTQRSGGKLQVCERFYFADRQPDLQMHFEIIEKLDVS; this comes from the exons ATGGAGCGATGGAGTGGGCTGTTGAGAGTCCCATTACACGCTGATAGCAGAGCCTTTTACCAGGTTGCAGCATCTCTCTCCCTTTCACCATCTTCAAATTCCCCAATT ATGCCGTTGTCTACAAATGCTATCTTTTTCAGTGGAGATCGAGTTATGGGGATTGAGAATCCAGTgattgagaggttttctaattTACAAAACATAGCAGATATTATGGTTTCAAAAATTGGTGGCTCTGTCAATGCTTGGGTTATCGAGGCTTCGTTGTTTAATGGGCCTTTCGCTGTATATAACGACTTTATACCGTCTGTGAACCAACGGGGAGAACCAAAATCATATGACCCAACTGGGTTTCCTGCCAGTAGGTCCACCGTATCACTCTTATCAAATTGTCTACAAGAG GCGAAGAGTGCTATGGCACATAAACATAAAGATCCAAGCCTAGCCAGCATTTCAGGGTTGCAATTTTGTCGCCCCAAAACACTCATATTTGGATTCAGCAAAGGTGGAACTGTAGTTAATCAGCTAGTTACTGAGCTTGGCTTCGCAAAGTCTAGATCATGTCAAGATAGGACACAGACAGAAGATGAAATTCAACAAATTATACCCTATATGAAAGAAGACTTCTTAGACAGCATTGCTGAGATACATTACGTGGATGTTGGACTAAATTCCGTTGGTGCATACATTACTGATGGTTACTTGGTTGAGAAACTCTCCAGACACCTTGAACAAGTACAAGGGGATAAAGGAATACGCTTTGTGCTTCATGGAACTCCCAGGCAGTGGTGTGACACCAATCGATCATGGATTCGCAACGAAAAAGACACACTGTTTCATCTGCTTCAGTCTGTAACACAAAGGAGTGGAGGAAAATTACAGGTTTGTGAGAGATTTTACTTTGCTGATAGGCAACCTGATCTGCAGATGCATTTTGAAATAATAGAGAAGTTGGATGTCAGTTAA